The Phoenix dactylifera cultivar Barhee BC4 chromosome 9, palm_55x_up_171113_PBpolish2nd_filt_p, whole genome shotgun sequence genome window below encodes:
- the LOC103703923 gene encoding peptidyl-prolyl cis-trans isomerase CYP95-like isoform X1: MGKTKNPTVFLDVAIGRGPAERMVFELFADIVPKTAENFRALCTGEKGVGPSTGKPLHYRGSIFHRIIKGFMAQGGDFAKRDGTGGESIYGGKFPDENFVLRHDGPGLLSMANAGRDTNGSQFFITFKAAPHLDGKHVVFGKLISGEETLRNIEHVEVDGSKPVVPVKITNCGEFNATKDHGAVVHDKKKVVKPKSVKDFSSSDDSREGRRRGRHKKSSKARRKKRRRRYYSSESDSSSDTETESSESDSDSDSYSSSSDISSSSDDRRRRRKKYSRRDKYKRGKRKRDRRRDKRRRRRDKKSRRKSRRVTESDSETESTSGGSSDDDRENNQHRMRKSKVSSQISVEDHPPPDVEKETIANWPKEGETNEMPAGEAAKSPRENGEMRCNGISEPKSDRDENRLLAADGKPSKSRSQSVSANQSMSKSMSISPRRSPSKSHSVSPRRSVSRSPPPRSLSRSPALAHRRSSPSPARRSFSRSPARSVSRSPVRGVSKSPVAKSQRSISRSPVKVRPRSISRSSGRSLPRRSPSRSLERAPRRRSISRSPVREKRRSISRSSARPLARRSPSRSPIRPPRRRSVSRSPVRSRSRRSISRGPVSPVRRALSPPSNHGRSLSRSTSPDGSPKRIRRGRGFSDKYSYARRYRTPSPDRSPVRSHRYGGRGDRDRYSSYRSFRDRTPPRRYRSPPRGRTPPRYRSRRSRTRSISRSPVGYRGRAKGGYSRSPARSRSPVAVRVRSRGARDGARFEKRRSISRSGSPSGSRSRSPSRSRSRSRSSPDTPSPKRASKEMSRSPSSSSGGKRGLVSYGDGSPDSGGE; the protein is encoded by the exons GAACAGGTGGAGAGAGCATATATGGTGGAAAATTTCCAG ATGAAAATTTTGTGCTACGTCATGATGGTCCTGGTCTTCTATCTATGGCAAATGCTGGTCGTGACACTAATGGCTCCCAGTTCTTTATTACTTTCAAGGCTGCTCCCCACCTTGATGG GAAACATGTTGTTTTTGGGAAGCTTATATCTGGAGAAGAAACTTTGAGGAACATAGAGCATGTTGAAGTTGATGGTTCCAAACCTGTTGTTCCAGTTAAGATTACTAACTGTGGCGAATTTAATGCTACTAAAGACCATGGAGCGGTCGTGCATG ACAAAAAGAAAGTTGTTAAACCAAAATCAGTGAAGGATTTCTCTTCTTCTGATGATAGCCGTGAAGGACGCCGTAGGGGACGTCATAAGAAATCTTCTAAAGCaaggaggaagaaaaggagaagaagatattATTCATCAGAATCGGATAGTTCATCGGATACAGAAACTGAATCTTCAGAGTCTGACAGTGATTCTGATTCTTATTCATCGTCATCTGATATCAGCAGTTCAAGTGATGACAGGCGGCGGCGAAGGAAGAAGTACTCTAGGCGAGACAAATACAAGCgtgggaagaggaagagggataGGAGGCGCGATAAAAGGCGTAGAAGGCGTGATAAAAAATCAAGGCGCAAGTCAAGAAG GGTAACTGAAAGCGACTCAGAAACTGAGAGTACAAGTGGTGGCAGCTCTGATGATGATAGAGAAAACAATCAACACCGAATGCGGAAGTCAAAAGTATCTTCTCAAATTTCTG tTGAAGACCATCCACCACCAGATGTGGAGAAGGAAACTATTGCAAATTGGCCAAAAGAGGGTGAAACAAATGAGATGCCTGCAGGAGAAGCAGCCAAATCACCAAGAGAAAATGGGGAGATGCGGTGCAATGGCATCTCAGAACCAAAGTCAGACAGAGATGAGAATAGGCTGCTAGCTGCAGATGGCAAGCCAAGCAAATCTAG GAGCCAAAGTGTGAGTGCTAACCAGTCCATGAGCAAGAGTATGAGTATCAGCCCCAGAAGGAGTCCAAGCAAAAGCCATAGTGTCAGCCCTAGAAGGTCTGTGAGCAGGAGCCCTCCTCCACGAAGTCTTAGTAGAAGCCCTGCTCTTGCACACCGAAGGAGTAGTCCAAGTCCAGCTAGAAGAAGCTTCAGCAGAAGCCCGGCTAGAAGTGTCAGCAGGAGCCCAGTTAGAGGTGTTAGCAAAAGTCCAGTGGCCAAAAGTCAGAGAAGCATAAGCCGAAGCCCGGTTAAAGTTCGTCCAAGAAGCATCAGCAGAAGTTCAGGTAGATCCTTGCCTCGAAGAAGTCCTAGTAGGAGCCTGGAGAGGGCTCCTAGGCGAAGAAGCATAAGCAGAAGCCCTGTCAGGGAGAAACGAAGGAGCATTAGTCGAAGCTCAGCAAGGCCTCTAGCACGGAGAAGTCCCAGCAGGAGTCCAATAAGGCCTCCCAGGAGAAGAAGTGTAAGCAGAAGCCCTGTAAGGTCTCGATCACGAAGAAGCATCAGCAGAGGTCCAGTGAGTCCGGTTCGCAGGGCATTATCACCACCATCTAACCATGGTAGAAGTTTGTCAAGAAGTACTTCCCCGGATGGTTCACCAAAGCGCATCAGAAGGGGTCGAGGTTTCAGTGATAAGTACTCCTATGCTAGAAGATATCGGACTCCTTCTCCTGACCGTTCTCCTGTTAGATCTCATCGCTATGGTGGTAGAGGCGATCGTGACAG GTATTCTAGCTACAGAAGCTTCCGTGACCGTACGCCCCCAAGGCGATATAGGAGCCCTCCAAGAGGAAGAACGCCTCCAAG GTACAGAAGCAGGAGGAGCCGCACTCGGAGCATTTCACGTAGCCCTGTTGGTTACCGTGGCCGAGCAAAAGGTGGCTACAGTAGGAGCCCAGCCCGTAGTCGTTCACCTGTTGCTGTGAGAGTAAGGTCCCGTGGTGCACGAGATGGGGCCCGTTTTGAGAAGCGCAGGTCAATTTCCAGGAGCGGAAGCCCCTCTGGATCGCGCTCCAGGTCTCCGTCCAGATCCAGGTCCAGGTCTCGGTCATCCCCTGATACTCCCTCTCCAAAGCGCGCGAGCAAGGAGATGTCAAGGTCACCATCCAGCAGTTCTGGCGGAAAGAGAGGCTTGGTTTCATATGGAGATGGGTCACCTGATTCTGGCGGGGAGTAG
- the LOC103703923 gene encoding peptidyl-prolyl cis-trans isomerase CYP95-like isoform X2 — translation MANAGRDTNGSQFFITFKAAPHLDGKHVVFGKLISGEETLRNIEHVEVDGSKPVVPVKITNCGEFNATKDHGAVVHDKKKVVKPKSVKDFSSSDDSREGRRRGRHKKSSKARRKKRRRRYYSSESDSSSDTETESSESDSDSDSYSSSSDISSSSDDRRRRRKKYSRRDKYKRGKRKRDRRRDKRRRRRDKKSRRKSRRVTESDSETESTSGGSSDDDRENNQHRMRKSKVSSQISVEDHPPPDVEKETIANWPKEGETNEMPAGEAAKSPRENGEMRCNGISEPKSDRDENRLLAADGKPSKSRSQSVSANQSMSKSMSISPRRSPSKSHSVSPRRSVSRSPPPRSLSRSPALAHRRSSPSPARRSFSRSPARSVSRSPVRGVSKSPVAKSQRSISRSPVKVRPRSISRSSGRSLPRRSPSRSLERAPRRRSISRSPVREKRRSISRSSARPLARRSPSRSPIRPPRRRSVSRSPVRSRSRRSISRGPVSPVRRALSPPSNHGRSLSRSTSPDGSPKRIRRGRGFSDKYSYARRYRTPSPDRSPVRSHRYGGRGDRDRYSSYRSFRDRTPPRRYRSPPRGRTPPRYRSRRSRTRSISRSPVGYRGRAKGGYSRSPARSRSPVAVRVRSRGARDGARFEKRRSISRSGSPSGSRSRSPSRSRSRSRSSPDTPSPKRASKEMSRSPSSSSGGKRGLVSYGDGSPDSGGE, via the exons ATGGCAAATGCTGGTCGTGACACTAATGGCTCCCAGTTCTTTATTACTTTCAAGGCTGCTCCCCACCTTGATGG GAAACATGTTGTTTTTGGGAAGCTTATATCTGGAGAAGAAACTTTGAGGAACATAGAGCATGTTGAAGTTGATGGTTCCAAACCTGTTGTTCCAGTTAAGATTACTAACTGTGGCGAATTTAATGCTACTAAAGACCATGGAGCGGTCGTGCATG ACAAAAAGAAAGTTGTTAAACCAAAATCAGTGAAGGATTTCTCTTCTTCTGATGATAGCCGTGAAGGACGCCGTAGGGGACGTCATAAGAAATCTTCTAAAGCaaggaggaagaaaaggagaagaagatattATTCATCAGAATCGGATAGTTCATCGGATACAGAAACTGAATCTTCAGAGTCTGACAGTGATTCTGATTCTTATTCATCGTCATCTGATATCAGCAGTTCAAGTGATGACAGGCGGCGGCGAAGGAAGAAGTACTCTAGGCGAGACAAATACAAGCgtgggaagaggaagagggataGGAGGCGCGATAAAAGGCGTAGAAGGCGTGATAAAAAATCAAGGCGCAAGTCAAGAAG GGTAACTGAAAGCGACTCAGAAACTGAGAGTACAAGTGGTGGCAGCTCTGATGATGATAGAGAAAACAATCAACACCGAATGCGGAAGTCAAAAGTATCTTCTCAAATTTCTG tTGAAGACCATCCACCACCAGATGTGGAGAAGGAAACTATTGCAAATTGGCCAAAAGAGGGTGAAACAAATGAGATGCCTGCAGGAGAAGCAGCCAAATCACCAAGAGAAAATGGGGAGATGCGGTGCAATGGCATCTCAGAACCAAAGTCAGACAGAGATGAGAATAGGCTGCTAGCTGCAGATGGCAAGCCAAGCAAATCTAG GAGCCAAAGTGTGAGTGCTAACCAGTCCATGAGCAAGAGTATGAGTATCAGCCCCAGAAGGAGTCCAAGCAAAAGCCATAGTGTCAGCCCTAGAAGGTCTGTGAGCAGGAGCCCTCCTCCACGAAGTCTTAGTAGAAGCCCTGCTCTTGCACACCGAAGGAGTAGTCCAAGTCCAGCTAGAAGAAGCTTCAGCAGAAGCCCGGCTAGAAGTGTCAGCAGGAGCCCAGTTAGAGGTGTTAGCAAAAGTCCAGTGGCCAAAAGTCAGAGAAGCATAAGCCGAAGCCCGGTTAAAGTTCGTCCAAGAAGCATCAGCAGAAGTTCAGGTAGATCCTTGCCTCGAAGAAGTCCTAGTAGGAGCCTGGAGAGGGCTCCTAGGCGAAGAAGCATAAGCAGAAGCCCTGTCAGGGAGAAACGAAGGAGCATTAGTCGAAGCTCAGCAAGGCCTCTAGCACGGAGAAGTCCCAGCAGGAGTCCAATAAGGCCTCCCAGGAGAAGAAGTGTAAGCAGAAGCCCTGTAAGGTCTCGATCACGAAGAAGCATCAGCAGAGGTCCAGTGAGTCCGGTTCGCAGGGCATTATCACCACCATCTAACCATGGTAGAAGTTTGTCAAGAAGTACTTCCCCGGATGGTTCACCAAAGCGCATCAGAAGGGGTCGAGGTTTCAGTGATAAGTACTCCTATGCTAGAAGATATCGGACTCCTTCTCCTGACCGTTCTCCTGTTAGATCTCATCGCTATGGTGGTAGAGGCGATCGTGACAG GTATTCTAGCTACAGAAGCTTCCGTGACCGTACGCCCCCAAGGCGATATAGGAGCCCTCCAAGAGGAAGAACGCCTCCAAG GTACAGAAGCAGGAGGAGCCGCACTCGGAGCATTTCACGTAGCCCTGTTGGTTACCGTGGCCGAGCAAAAGGTGGCTACAGTAGGAGCCCAGCCCGTAGTCGTTCACCTGTTGCTGTGAGAGTAAGGTCCCGTGGTGCACGAGATGGGGCCCGTTTTGAGAAGCGCAGGTCAATTTCCAGGAGCGGAAGCCCCTCTGGATCGCGCTCCAGGTCTCCGTCCAGATCCAGGTCCAGGTCTCGGTCATCCCCTGATACTCCCTCTCCAAAGCGCGCGAGCAAGGAGATGTCAAGGTCACCATCCAGCAGTTCTGGCGGAAAGAGAGGCTTGGTTTCATATGGAGATGGGTCACCTGATTCTGGCGGGGAGTAG